DNA from Propionispora vibrioides:
TTACTCATATTTTGTCCTTTTTAAAACCGGGGATTACCGAATATGAAGTTGCGCTGGAAATTGAGCATAAAATGCGTCAATTGGGAGCGGAAAAACCGGCTTTCGATACGATTGTCGCATCGGGAACCCGCGGCTCCTTACCTCACGCAATGCCTTTGCCAAATAAAAAGCTTACCTATGGTGAATTTGTTACCATGGACTTTGGTGCGGTTTATCAAGGCTATAGTTCAGATATAACCAGAACGGTTGTTTTAGGAAGGGCAAATGCCAAACAGCAAGAATTATATAACCTCGTATTAAAGGCTCAGTTGGCGGGAGTGCAAGCTGTTTCTCCCGGAAAGACATGCAGTGAAGTTGATTATGCCGCCAGAAGCATCATTGAACAGGCTGGCTACGGTAAGTTTTTCGGCCATGGCTTGGGACATGGCGTAGGCCTTGCCATTCATGAAGAACCTAGACTTTCACCGTCTAACGAAACGATGAAACTTGTTTCAGGTATGGTTGTAACGGTTGAACCGGGCGTTTATCTGCCTGATTGGGGTGGACTTCGTATTGAAGATACGGTGCTGGTAAGTGCTGAAGGCAGCAAAGTGTTAACTGCCAGTAGCAAACTATTAATAGAATTAGAGTAATATACAGTATTGTTGGAGGTTATGTGGAATGATTTCATCGAGTGATTTTCGTACAGGGGTAACGATCGAGATTGACAATTCAGTTTGGCAGGTTGTGGATTTTCAGCATGTTAAGCCGGGAAAAGGAGCTGCTTTCGTTCGGGCAAAATTGAAAAATGTCAAAACAGGCGCAGTCGTGGAAAGAACTTTTAATCCCAGTGAAAAACTGCCGAAGGCTCATATTGATCGACGGGATATGCAATACCTCTACGAAAGTGATGGCTCTTATAATCTGATGGATAATGAGACCTTTGAACAAATTGCTTTACCAGCCGAACAATTAGGTGATGCAACCAAGTTCTTAAAGGAAAATATGAATATTGGAGTTATGTTTTTCCAGGGAATTGTTATTGGTGTTGACTTGCCGACTTCTGTAGAGTTGACGGTTGTTGAAACAGATCCTGGTATCCGTGGCGATACCGCTACCGGTGGTACGAAGCCGGCTACAATGGAAACAGGCTGTGTTGTTAAGGTTCCGTTGTTTATCAACGTAGGGGAAGTACTGCGGATTGATACGCGAACCGGCGAATATATTGAAAGAGCATAATGATTTAAGAATCCGTTGCCTGCTGGCAGCGGATTTTTTATTTTAGGTATATTCATTTTTTTTGCTATATTGGACACACTATTTTCAGGCATAAAAGTAAGAAATCACTGATTCCACAGCTAGTGCTTTATGCAGTGGGATTATGGAGTGTAATGCCAGGAATTTTTGGTGTCAGGCGAGGCGGAGGAAGCGCGCATATCGGACATCTGTAAGCCGAAGACAACAAAGCCTTACAACCAAAAGGCCGACGAACACTTCAGGTTCTCGCGGCTGAAGCACCAGCGCTTCGCCAACTTTGAACGTGTAATTTGACTTGCAGGGATTTTTTCGTAAGACAGGCGGGGGCGCGCCCATCGACGATAGGTAAGCCGACGACAACAAAGCTTACGGAAAAAGACCCGCGAAGAAATTATAATTTCAGAGTTGGTGGAGTACTAGGGTCGCAGCAAGTTTTTTCATACTGATTGAAATTCTCTTGCTGTACCGGTGCGTTCATTAAAGCCGTGCTTTACGGGCTAGTAAAAAAAAGGGGGGTAATCATGGGAAATTTAAAAGAAAGAGTCGCCTATTTGCAAGGACTTACTCAAGGTCTCAGTATTAATGAACATTCAGCAGAGGGCAAACTGATTCTAAACATTATAGAAGTGCTAGACGAGGTTGCCGATGAGTTTGACGACATGGCCCTGGCCCATAACGATCTTGAAGAATATGTGGAGACAATTGACGAGGATTTGACGGAACTGGAAGAAGTCTATGATGATGATAAAAATTATGTGGAAGTTGATTGCCCTCATTGCCATGAACGTGTAAGTTTTGAATCAGATATTTTAGAAGAACCTGGTGAAGTGGAAGTTACCTGCCCCTATTGCGGTGACGTCGTATATAATAGCTATGATTTTGATGAAACAAATCCCGTTCATATTGGTTCGGTAACTTCCGTGGGCGACATGCGCCAGACAATACATCCCGGTATATAAAAATTCTCTATAAGCATAAGCTGTGTTTGAGGAATAGAAAAAATAATATGCCATGATCTTTAATCCCGTATAGCGGGATTTTTCTTTTTTATAGCATAAAGTTTTTTTTTGTTCATATCTATGTAAAGAAAGGACGGAGTGACATAGATATGCTTACTTCCATTTATCCCATACTCCCACCCAGACTGGCCGAGTTATTCAAGAAAATTTCGCCGGCCATCGCGCAGCAGATAACAGAAATTCGAATCAGGGCACAACGACCGCTGGTGGCGGTTTTAGGTAACCAAGATATTCTGATTGGTTTAAATGCTGAGATTGTTGAGAACGGCCGGTTTGCCTATCATTGCGTGCCAGAGGATTTAATGCAACTAGTTCAACTAATCAGTAAGAATTCACTCTATGCCTATGAACAGGAGCTGCGTTCAGGTTATTTTACCATAGCCGGAGGACACCGGATTGGCGTGGCTGGTCAGGCGATTATGGAAAATGGACGTCTTAAGGCATTGAAATATATTAGTTCTGTCAATATCCGGATTGCAAGAGAAGTAGCCGGCTGTGCAGACGTTATTCTTCCTTATCTTATTGATGGTGAATGTTTAATGAGCAGTCTTATTATTTCTCCGCCCCGTTGTGGAAAGACAACCGTATTGCGGGATATCGTCCGGCAAATCAGTGACGGCGTTTATTCAATGCCTTGTAAAGGGGTACAAGTTGGTATTGTTGACGAACGTTCAGAAATTGCCGCCTGCCAGCAGGGTGTTCCTACCATGAACATCGGTTGCCGCTCAGATGTTTTAGATGGATGTCCTAAAGCGATCGGAATGCTTATGTTGATCCGCGCTATGTCCCCCACAGTTATTGTTACCGATGAATTGGGGCGGGAGGAAGATGCTTGTGCCGTTAGGGAAGCACTGCATGCGGGAATTGCAGTTATCACCACAGTGCATGGTCATGATGAAACCGAGGTATCCCACCGTCCTTATATCGGAGAGCTAATTCGCGAAAGATTTTTCGATCGCTACATCATTCTTGATAACAAGCCGCAAATGGGCACATTAAAAAAAGTCATAGCGGTAAAAGATGACACAGTTTTATATTCTTGGGAAAAGAGGGGCGCTTATGTGGTTAAAGCTGGCAGGTAGTCTGCTGATTATATTGGCCGGAACTTCTATCGGCTGGAAGGCTGCGCAACGTTTCAGTGATCGTCCCAGGCAGATTCGGCAGATAATCAATTGTCTGGCTTCATTAAAATCTTATATGAATTACGCAGCGCTGCCTTTGCCCGAGGCTTTACGGTTGTGTACCGGGAATACCGTGGGAGTCATCAGGGACATATTTCAAAATATGTCTTTTATTTTAGAAGAAAATGGCTGGTTAACACCGCAGGCGGCCATGACGCAAACAATCAACAGCTTGGAAGGAAAGCTGGCTTTGGAGAACCCGGAGTTGGAAGCATTACGTTTACTCAGTTCCAATTTAGGTTCTGTTGATCAGACCGAACAGGAAAAATTTCTTCAGGTTGTACAAAATCAATTATTGCAGCTTGAAGAAGAAGCCCTACAGTTACGGGAACGAAATGTAAAGATGTATCGTTATCTGGGAATTTGCGGCAGTCTGACGGTAGTTATAGTTTTATTATAGAGAGGAGTAGGACAGGTGGGATTGGACGTATTGTTTAAAATTGCCGGAGTCGGAATTTTAGTTTCCGTGTTTCACACAGCCTTAAAACAAGCCGGAAAAGAGGATATGGCCCATTTATGCACATTAGCCGGCTTCACTATGGTACTGCTTTGGGTAGTTCAGCTATTAGGCCGCTTATTTACAACGGTGCAGGAAGTATTTAAATTGTTCTAGGGAACCGCTGATTTAATGAGTCAGCCGGCCTGGCGAGAGATTTTTTCGGCTGGTAAGGAAGCAAAAGCGCAGGAATAGCGGTTCCTATTTCAAGGTTTTGCTGAGGCAGCCAGACGGAAAAAGATCCACCAGGATGCGCTGTGTGAATAAATCAGTGGTTCCCTAGGCCGAGCCAGTACTTTGTCAGCCTTAATCCAGTGACAAGCATAAGGGGTGTACGGTCGTGGATATTGTACAAATCGTCGGCCTGGGATTTGTTGTAACGCTACTCAGTCTGATTATCAAGAGGGAACGCCCGGAAATTGCTTTGCAATTAAGTTTAGCTTTGGCTGCTATCATTTTTTTACTGGTACTTACCAAAATCGGTACCGTACTTAATCTGTTTAGGGATCTGGCTGAAAAGGCAAATATTAGCCAGATGTATCTAAATACCATTTTAAAGATTATCGGTATTGCTTACATTGCGGAATTTGGTGCACAGGTGTGTAAAGATGCCGGCGAAGGAGCTGTGGCAAGTAAAATTGAGCTGGCTGGCAAGGTCATGGTTATGGTCATGGCAATCCCTATTATTGTTCTGGTTTTAGATACTGTTATACGGTTAATACCTTAGTGCTTCACCAACTCTGAAACTACAATTCTCCACAGGTCTTTTTTCGTAAGACTTCGTTGTCGTCGGCTTACCTATAGTCAATAAGCGCGCTTCCTCCGCCTTGCCTTACGAAAAAATCCCCGCAAATTTAATTTGCACTTTTAAAGTTGGCGGAGCACTAGTACATTAAGGTGGAATATGATGAAAAAAGCGATCATGGTATTGTTATGGTTAATGCTCTTAAGTTCCACTGTTTGGGGAGCACCGGCAGACCAGACGGATGTCACACAGCAAGTGCTGGAAAAAATGTCGCTTGAGGATATTAACCAGGTTGTCGATAAGATAAAAGCCGAGCTGCATGAGAATGTTCCCGGTGTGGAAAATTTGACTATTCAAGAAATGGCTGCCAAGGGTATCCATATAAATTGGCAACAGTGGTGGAAGAACCTTATGGCCAGATTTTTTCAAGAAATAGCCGCTAATGTACATTTGAGTGGAAAACTATTATTTTTAGCAGTCTTATGTGCGATACTGCAAAACTTGCAAAATTCTTTTGAACGCAGCAATGTTTCTTTATTAACCTATAGCATATGCTTTAGTTTTTTAGCCGTTATTGCACTTACTTCCATTTATAATGTACTGGAGTTAGCCCGCCAGACTGTGGCACAGATGGTTGATTTTATGCAAGCGTTATTACCGGTACTCATTTCCTTACTGGCCGGTGTCGGTGCTGTCACTTCGGCTGCGTTGTTTAGTCCGGTCATGTTATTTTTAACAAGTATGGTAAGCCTGCTTGTTAAAGATGTGGTATTACCGCTTTTATTTCTTACGACAGTATTGGAATGTGTTAACTATCTTTCCAATACCTACAGGCTGGATAATTTGGCCAGTGTCTTTAAACAGGGCGGAATGGTTGTATTAAGTTTGGCGCTGGTAGTCTTTATTGGAGTTGTTACGATCCAGGGTGTGTCGGGCAGTGTGTCGGATGGAATCGCCTTGCGAACGGCCAAATATGCTACTGCCACGTTTATTCCGGTGGTGGGGAAAATGTTCTCCGATACGGTCGAGTTAGTTATGGGAGCATCTTTATTATTAAAAAACACAGTGGGGATTCTTGGAGTCTTGGCAGTCTTAATGATATGTGTCTGGCCTCTGCTCAAGATACTGGCCTTAATTGTGGTAATTAAGCTGACTGGTGCGCTTATACAGCCGATGGGTGATGACCGGATGGCAAAATGTCTGGATATGATGGGAAACAATCTTCTTCTGATTTTTGGCGCGGTGCTAACGGCGGCGCTGATGTTTTTTTTAGGTATAACGATGATTATTGGCGTGGGTAATGCGACGGTAATGTTACGCTGAGCTGATTTAAAATACGGGAAATGAGTGTTGAAAACAATGGAAGCGATAACCCTGTGGGTAAAGAATATTGTTTTAGTTGTTGTATTTGCCTGTTTTCTTGACTTATTGCTGCCTAATAACAGCATGCAAAGATTTATCAAAGTAATTGTCGGCTTATTTATTATGCTGGCCATACTTAATCCACTTGTTGGTTTTTTTCAGAATAAATGGGAAACGGAAGCCGCGCTGGCTAGTAGCACCTTGACAGAGGGGCGGCAATCGGGAGATGTAACAACAACGATTAATAATACGGTGGTTGAACGGGAAGTGTTAGCCAAAGAAATATATACAAAAGATTTAAGTAAACAAATAAGAACTCTTGTATTGGCCATTCAAGGCGTGCAAGAGGCCAAAGTAGCGGTAGAACT
Protein-coding regions in this window:
- a CDS encoding M24 family metallopeptidase codes for the protein MGYRLQEIRKTLSQTGLDGILITKPENRRYVSGFTGSAGLVLISQHSAKLFTDFRYTEQAAKQAVGYEVIRHGTTQETNLQTMLAKAIAGEQLQTIGFESDFVTFQAYTTLKKNLPHCTLEPVELDHLRMVKDEAEIRLIQRAVDIADTAFTHILSFLKPGITEYEVALEIEHKMRQLGAEKPAFDTIVASGTRGSLPHAMPLPNKKLTYGEFVTMDFGAVYQGYSSDITRTVVLGRANAKQQELYNLVLKAQLAGVQAVSPGKTCSEVDYAARSIIEQAGYGKFFGHGLGHGVGLAIHEEPRLSPSNETMKLVSGMVVTVEPGVYLPDWGGLRIEDTVLVSAEGSKVLTASSKLLIELE
- the efp gene encoding elongation factor P, with amino-acid sequence MISSSDFRTGVTIEIDNSVWQVVDFQHVKPGKGAAFVRAKLKNVKTGAVVERTFNPSEKLPKAHIDRRDMQYLYESDGSYNLMDNETFEQIALPAEQLGDATKFLKENMNIGVMFFQGIVIGVDLPTSVELTVVETDPGIRGDTATGGTKPATMETGCVVKVPLFINVGEVLRIDTRTGEYIERA
- a CDS encoding CD1247 N-terminal domain-containing protein, which translates into the protein MGNLKERVAYLQGLTQGLSINEHSAEGKLILNIIEVLDEVADEFDDMALAHNDLEEYVETIDEDLTELEEVYDDDKNYVEVDCPHCHERVSFESDILEEPGEVEVTCPYCGDVVYNSYDFDETNPVHIGSVTSVGDMRQTIHPGI
- the spoIIIAA gene encoding stage III sporulation protein AA produces the protein MLTSIYPILPPRLAELFKKISPAIAQQITEIRIRAQRPLVAVLGNQDILIGLNAEIVENGRFAYHCVPEDLMQLVQLISKNSLYAYEQELRSGYFTIAGGHRIGVAGQAIMENGRLKALKYISSVNIRIAREVAGCADVILPYLIDGECLMSSLIISPPRCGKTTVLRDIVRQISDGVYSMPCKGVQVGIVDERSEIAACQQGVPTMNIGCRSDVLDGCPKAIGMLMLIRAMSPTVIVTDELGREEDACAVREALHAGIAVITTVHGHDETEVSHRPYIGELIRERFFDRYIILDNKPQMGTLKKVIAVKDDTVLYSWEKRGAYVVKAGR
- a CDS encoding stage III sporulation protein AB, producing the protein MWLKLAGSLLIILAGTSIGWKAAQRFSDRPRQIRQIINCLASLKSYMNYAALPLPEALRLCTGNTVGVIRDIFQNMSFILEENGWLTPQAAMTQTINSLEGKLALENPELEALRLLSSNLGSVDQTEQEKFLQVVQNQLLQLEEEALQLRERNVKMYRYLGICGSLTVVIVLL
- the spoIIIAC gene encoding stage III sporulation protein AC, with protein sequence MGLDVLFKIAGVGILVSVFHTALKQAGKEDMAHLCTLAGFTMVLLWVVQLLGRLFTTVQEVFKLF
- the spoIIIAD gene encoding stage III sporulation protein AD; protein product: MDIVQIVGLGFVVTLLSLIIKRERPEIALQLSLALAAIIFLLVLTKIGTVLNLFRDLAEKANISQMYLNTILKIIGIAYIAEFGAQVCKDAGEGAVASKIELAGKVMVMVMAIPIIVLVLDTVIRLIP
- the spoIIIAE gene encoding stage III sporulation protein AE, which encodes MKKAIMVLLWLMLLSSTVWGAPADQTDVTQQVLEKMSLEDINQVVDKIKAELHENVPGVENLTIQEMAAKGIHINWQQWWKNLMARFFQEIAANVHLSGKLLFLAVLCAILQNLQNSFERSNVSLLTYSICFSFLAVIALTSIYNVLELARQTVAQMVDFMQALLPVLISLLAGVGAVTSAALFSPVMLFLTSMVSLLVKDVVLPLLFLTTVLECVNYLSNTYRLDNLASVFKQGGMVVLSLALVVFIGVVTIQGVSGSVSDGIALRTAKYATATFIPVVGKMFSDTVELVMGASLLLKNTVGILGVLAVLMICVWPLLKILALIVVIKLTGALIQPMGDDRMAKCLDMMGNNLLLIFGAVLTAALMFFLGITMIIGVGNATVMLR
- the spoIIIAF gene encoding stage III sporulation protein AF, with product MEAITLWVKNIVLVVVFACFLDLLLPNNSMQRFIKVIVGLFIMLAILNPLVGFFQNKWETEAALASSTLTEGRQSGDVTTTINNTVVEREVLAKEIYTKDLSKQIRTLVLAIQGVQEAKVAVELADEKTSNHKGGISKVKVYLKPGNYSGKPDTVEKIHPISVSNGETALRQDSQEEIRTELKNRIIKTVTELYLLSPEQVEVYKLF